In Anas acuta unplaced genomic scaffold, bAnaAcu1.1 SCAFFOLD_344, whole genome shotgun sequence, one DNA window encodes the following:
- the LOC137849064 gene encoding uncharacterized protein: MMMMVVVKVKVMVMKVMVAMVGAMMMMMMIDDDDGHGGDDDEGHGSHGGGGDDDDGHGGDDDDGGGAGAGGASDGGDGGHGDEGHDDDGHAGDGDDGGHGGHGVMMMVVVMKAMAMMMAMLVLVMMVTMSSMTLVVLVLMVLVAMLITMAVMMMALMTSVTVILVILVLMVPMAMLITMMVMMMILMISMMVILVILVPMVPMVMLITMVMMMMILMILITAILVIPVPMAMLITMVMMMILMISMMVILVILVLMVPMVMLIMMMLMILMTLMMVILVIPVPTLMLITMVLITMILMILITAILVIPMVMLIRMVLITLTPMALLTLALLPMMMMTVLLVGSEGPSIGPTHGAPTRSCAAIPPKPPKSPQNRGGDGALSSCSTRDTKGPEGRREARE; encoded by the exons atgatgatgatggtggtggtgaaggTGAAGGTGATGGTGATGAAGGTCATGGTGGCCATGGTAGGGgcgatgatgatgatgatgatgattgatgatgatgatggtcaTGGGGGTGATGATGATGAAG GTCATGGTAGCCATGGTGGGggtggtgatgatgatgatggtcatgggggtgatgatgatgatggtggtggtgctggtgctggtggggctagtgatggtggtgatggtggtcaTGGTGATGAAGGCCATGACGACGATGGCCATGCTGGTGATGGTGATGATG GTGGCCATGGTGGCCATGGGGTGATGATGATGGTCGTGGTGATGAAGGCCATGGCGATGATGATGGCCATGCTGGTGCTGGTGATGATGGTGACGATGTCATCGATGACACTGGTGGTACTGGTGCTGATGGTGCTGGTGGCGATGTTGATAACGATGGCGGTGATGATGATGGCACTGATGACATCAGTGACGGTGATACTGGTGATACTGGTGTTAATGGTACCGATGGCGATGTTGATAAcgatgatggtgatgatgatgatattAATGATATCGATGATGGTGATACTGGTGATACTGGTGCCGATGGTGCCCATGGTGATGTTGATAAcgatggtgatgatgatgatgatattAATGATATTGATAACGGCCATATTGGTGATACCGGTGCCGATGGCAATGTTGATAAcgatggtgatgatgatgatattAATGATATCGATGATGGTGATACTGGTGATACTGGTGCTGATGGTGCCCATGGTGATGTTGATAATGATGATGTTGATGATATTGATGACATTGATGATGGTGATATTGGTGATACCGGTGCCAACGCTAATGTTAATAACGATGGTGCTGATAACGATGATATTAATGATATTGATAACGGCAATATTGGTGATACCGATGGTGATGTTGATAAGGATGGTGCTGATAACGCTGACGCCGATGGCGTTGCTAACGCTGGCCTTGCTGCCGATGATGATGATGACGGTGCTCCTCGTTGGCAGTGAGGGGCCTTCCATTGGCCCAACCCATGGTGCCCCCACCCGTTCCTGCGCCGccatccccccaaaaccccccaaatccccccaaaaccgGGGGGGTGACGGGGCCCTCTCCTCTTGCTCCACCAGGGACACGAAGGGACCCGAAGGCCGCCGAGAGGCCCGCGA GTGA